Proteins from one Ranitomeya variabilis isolate aRanVar5 chromosome 1, aRanVar5.hap1, whole genome shotgun sequence genomic window:
- the LOC143761061 gene encoding IgGFc-binding protein-like: MKILILLLLQSLLSPTHEGSSSVFMGEQFVTSFLEVLPVGTYYTQFNLVLHGLSCCTLVNITVKGTSFYQNYTLQQGEMMNVTLPSSAMLAGSDISPSGIVLISANDSICVISEVWATDGYDYAYMYPVELLDLQYYVITPDSALPGNSQFAILSLNTETSVTVTLQGGPVMFGGMSLSSGSSMTFKLPVFQAAQFQMYGGDLTGSFIQADKPIVVLSGHQIFQRYPRYNYGYMYEQLLPVSSWDKSYLVPPPSVPLRKDDIIYVIASQSTSVKVYNTSGVVASKSLGQGEVLTQPISTSALYIDSDHDVMVVIICSGSADYGGTLLKPFMSIVMPISMFQTSQLVHAPSRLTTLVQVLSISGQTRGVTMDGLSFPPNATWDDTMFKPWKYSWVQVTVSMGSHYIQQLSKKEVWAMSYSFTD; this comes from the exons GTTCATCTTCAGTCTTCATGGGGGAGCAGTTTGTTACCAGTTTCCTGGAAGTGCTACCAGTAGGAACCTACTACACCCAGTTTAATCTTGTCCTCCATGGTCTCAGTTGCTGTACATTGGTGAACATCACAGTGAAGGGCACCAGCTTCTACCAAAACTACACCCTTCAGCAGGGTGAGATGATGAATGTCACGCTGCCTAGCTCTGCCATGCTGGCTGGCAGTGATATTTCCCCATCTGGGATCGTTCTTATCTCTGCCAATGACAGCATTTGTGTTATCAGTGAGGTGTGGGCCACTGATGGCTATGACTATGCCTACATGTACCCAGTGGAGCTTCTAGATTTGCAGTACTATGTCATCACCCCTGACTCTGCGCTTCCCGGTAACTCACAATTTGCCATATTGAGCCTGAACACAGAAACCTCGGTGACTGTCACTTTACAAGGTGGGCCAGTAATGTTCGGAGGAATGTCCCTGTCCTCTGGCAGCTCCATGACCTTTAAACTCCCAGTGTTCCAGGCTGCTCAATTCCAGATGTATGGGGGCGACCTTACAGGATCCTTCATCCAGGCCGACAAACCTATTGTGGTTTTAAGTGGACATCAAATATTTCAGCGTTATCCCCGGTATAACTACGGCTACATGTACGAGCAGCTGCTTCCAGTCTCCAGCTGGGATAAGTCCTATCTTGTTCCTCCACCTTCTGTTCCACTCCGAAAAGACGATATCATCTATGTTATCGCTTCTCAATCCACTAGTGTGAAGGTTTATAACACGTCTGGTGTAGTGGCCAGCAAGAGCCTAGGACAGGGAGAGGTATTAACGCAGCCGATCAGCACCTCTGCTCTCTACATAGACAGTGACCATGATGTGATGGTTGTCATCATCTGTTCTGGAAGTGCTGATTATGGAGGAACATTGCTTAAACCCTTCATGTCCATTGTGATGCCGATCTCCATGTTCCAAACAAGCCAGCTGGTGCACGCTCCTTCACGTTTGACCACCTTGGTGCAGGTACTTTCCATCTCTGGTCAAACACGCGGAGTGACAATGGATGGACTTTCATTCCCACCAAATGCCACCTGGGATGACACTATGTTCAAACCCTGGAAATATTCCTGGGTGCAAGTGACAGTTTCCATGGGATCTCACTACATCCAGCAGCTCTCGAAAAAAGAGGTTTGGGCGATGTCCTACAGCTTTACTG actaa